A stretch of Oncorhynchus mykiss isolate Arlee chromosome 26, USDA_OmykA_1.1, whole genome shotgun sequence DNA encodes these proteins:
- the LOC110506572 gene encoding uncharacterized protein LOC110506572, which produces MDSVDEDVSARVLLQSVIHTESSRSPITHSASQAQFQSPGSRARCSIRLRRSDVGALTPQEALKQSIKKKLHKSTSRFTLPVPPSKRRTISEGVRKINTPAPATASLLYDDDITPRYLLRGILQTEPETSLLVQDRPVKKEPELPSTNSSLHSNRPSTGLSDLDFPDMTTTVNLSNTVKGLSRKRPRRSLNITAFNRQLEHEDGEAEGGSATEKDLSSLSSASPNSTTFSLKTPFVDVQTEKRGFQRKVTNRKKICLEEFDEALQNRLPAMGGDPDSFFADGEAEGGSATEKDLSSLSSASPNSTTFSLKTPFVDVRTEKRGFQRKVTNRKQICLEEFDEALQNRLPAMGGDPELSVREDQQGLSETVRSEGFTLGQSDLTAPDITHDIITSNTALYSLPVDTATTFTITTQDKDTITGTQIQREMGGMKDEDKKMMEEVGEQNEDKMELDNKDGEDLAGDAGQREDSVRQKVSKSQTIEAVADSQTEEDEVAESQTEEDEVAESQTEEDEVAESQTEEDEVAESQTEEDEVAESQTEEDEVADSQTEEDEVAKSQTEEDEVAESQTEEDEVAESQTEEDEVAESQTEEDEVAESQTAEDEVAESQTAEDEVAESQTAEDEVAESQTAEDEVAESQTAEDEVAESQTAEDEVAESQTAEDEVAESQTAEDEVAESQTAEDEVAESQTAEDEVAESQTAEDEVAESQTAEDEVAESQTAEDEVAESQTAEDEVAESQTAEDEVAESQTAEDEVAESQTAEDEVAESQTAEDEVAESQTTEDVADERGQVVEEGQEKRLISQSLTHNAMHISRRAYCSEGGAKVAGVMEGGRGYKSMGAALHPTETGWAGRRSEGDTAGEWHSGPEVGASESAHTRTVTLGSVPPSPLPQEDELEGLSRTGTSLGNEEMENSIPPLEITFEPENNAPHSSNSSLHPITAQSPAEHEEDWDDVEEGDGIQSEELSMKTPAFVREKRNALPIDPLATPTVLKDLQPSVSAGAAAAVKPKAVRGKRTGSAKKDPGLSKSYVMSVFKHFAKTKVSTDVYPVLKEIMEHYFDRLADDLETFAAHAKRKTIEVEDVELLMRRQGFVTDSMPVNVLIEKYLPMESRKLLIPVATSGNYVIPKPRRK; this is translated from the exons ATGGATTCTGTAGACGAGGACGTGTCTGCTCGAGTTCTCCTGCAAAGTGTAATTCATACGGAGTCCTCCAGGTCCCCAATTACCCACAG TGCCTCCCAGGCTCAGTTCCAGTCCCCGGGGTCCAGAGCCAGATGTAGTATCAGACTAAGGAGGAGTGATGTTGGGGCCCTTACACCACAGGAGGCCCTCAAACAGAGCATCAAAAAGAAGCTTCATAAG AGCACTTCCAGGTTTACCCTGCCAGTGCCACCCAGTAAGAGGCGGACTATATCAGAGGGAGTCAGGAAGATAAACACGCCTGCACCAGCCACAGCCTCACTTCTCTATGATGATGACATCACACCTAGATACCTACTCAGGGGGATCCTGCAGACAG AGCCGGAGACATCCCTTCTGGTTCAGGACCGGCCAGTCAAGAAGGAGCCAGAGCTGCCCTCCACAAACTCCAGTCTTCACAGCAACCGCCCAAG TACAGGACTGTCTGACTTGGATTTCCCTGACATGACCACCACAGTAAACCTGTCAAATACGGTGAAGGGACTAAGCAGGAAGCGACCACGTCGGAGTCTCAACATAACAGCATTCAACAGGCAGCTTGAACATGAAG ATGGAGAGGCTGAAGGTGGCAGTGCAACAGAAAAAGACCTCTCATCCCTGTCTTCTGCCTCTCCAAA CTCTACCACCTTCTCCCTGAAAACACCCTTTGTGGATGTTCAGACTGAGAAAAGGGGATTTCAAAGGAAGGTAACAAATCGTAAAAAAATTTGCCTTGAGGAGTTTGACGAGGCCCTACAGAATCGACTGCCGGCGATGGGTGGAGACCCTG ATTCTTTTTTTGCAGATGGAGAGGCTGAAGGTGGCAGTGCAACAGAAAAAGACCTCTCATCCCTGTCTTCTGCCTCTCCAAA CTCTACCACCTTCTCCCTGAAAACACCCTTTGTGGATGTTCGGACTGAGAAAAGGGGATTTCAAAGGAAGGTAACAAATCGTAAACAAATTTGCCTTGAGGAGTTTGACGAGGCCCTACAGAATCGACTGCCGGCGATGGGTGGAGACCCTG AGCTGAGTGTTAGGGAGGATCAACAGGGTCTCAGTGAGACCGTTCGGTCTGAGGGGTTCACCTTGGGACAGAGTGACCTCACCGCTCCTGACATCACCCATGACATCATCACCAGCAACACAGCGCTCTACTCCCTGCCTGTTGACACAGCAACAACCTTCACTATCACCACCCAGGACAAAGACACCATCACGGGAACACAGATCCAGCGAGAAATGGGAGGAATGAAGGATGAGGATAAGAAAAtgatggaggaggtaggggaACAAAATGAGGACAAGATGGAATTAGACAACAAAGATGGAGAGGATTTGGCTGGAGATGCTGGGCAGAGAGAGGACTCAGTGAGACAGAAGGTGTCCAAATCACAGACTATAGAAGCGGTAGCTGACTCCCAGACAGAAGAGGACGAGGTGGCTGAATCTCAGACAGAAGAGGACGAGGTGGCTGAATCTCAGACAGAAGAGGACGAGGTGGCTGAATCTCAGACAGAAGAGGACGAGGTGGCTGAATCTCAGACAGAAGAGGACGAGGTGGCTGAATCTCAGACAGAAGAGGACGAGGTAGCTGACTCCCAGACAGAAGAGGACGAGGTGGCTAAATCTCAGACGGAAGAGGACGAGGTGGCTGAATCTCAGACAGAAGAGGACGAGGTGGCTGAATCTCAGACAGAAGAGGACGAGGTGGCTGAATCTCAGACAGAAGAGGACGAGGTGGCTGAATCTCagacagcagaggacgaggtggCTGAATCTCagacagcagaggacgaggtggCTGAATCTCagacagcagaggacgaggtggCTGAATCTCagacagcagaggacgaggtggCTGAATCTCagacagcagaggacgaggtggCTGAATCTCagacagcagaggacgaggtggCTGAATCTCagacagcagaggacgaggtggCTGAATCTCagacagcagaggacgaggtggCTGAATCTCagacagcagaggacgaggtggCTGAATCTCagacagcagaggacgaggtggCTGAATCTCagacagcagaggacgaggtggCTGAATCTCagacagcagaggacgaggtggCTGAATCTCagacagcagaggacgaggtggCTGAATCTCagacagcagaggacgaggtggCTGAATCTCagacagcagaggacgaggtggCTGAATCTCagacagcagaggacgaggtggCTGAATCTCagacagcagaggacgaggtggCTGAATCTCagacagcagaggacgaggtggCTGAATCTCAGACAACAGAAGATGTAGCAGATGAAAGGGGACAGGTAGTGGAAGAAGGGCAGGAAAAAAGATTGATATCACAGAGTTTAACACACAATGCGATGCACATCAGTCGGAGAGCTTATTGCTCAGAGGGTGGCGCCAAGGTTGCTGgagtgatggaaggagggaggggctaCAAGAGCATGGGAGCAGCGCTCCATCCTACAGAGACTG GgtgggcaggcagaaggtcagagGGGGACACGGCTGGTGAGTGGCACAGCGGGCCGGAGGTGGGAGCTAGTGAGAGCGCCCACACCCGCACAGTAACCCTTGGCAGCGTCCCTCCCTCCCCGTTGCCCCAGGAAGATGAGCTGGAAGGTTTGAGTAGAACTGGCACCAGCCTTGGCAATGAGGAGATGGAGAACTCCATCCCCCCTTTAGAGATTACCTTTGAACCTGAGAACAACGCCCCTCACAGCAGCAACTCATCCCTGCACCCCATCACTGCCCAGAGCCCAGCTGAGCATGAGGAGGACTGGGATGATGTGGAAGAGGGGGATGGTATCCAGAGTGAAG AGCTGTCCATGAAGACTCCTGCGTTTGTCAGAGAGAAGAGGAATGCTCTGCCTATTGACCCCCTGGCCACACCCACTGTTCTCAAAGACCTTCAACCAAG TGTTTCGGCTGGTGCTGCAGCTGCGGTGAAGCCCAAAGCGGTGAGGGGAAAGCGGACTGGATCAGCCAAGAAGGATCCTGGTCTCTCTAAGAGCTACGTCATGAGCGTGTTCAAACACTTCGCCAAGACCAAGGTGTCTACAGATGTCTACCCTGTCCTAAAGGAGAT AATGGAGCACTACTTTGACCGGCTAGCTGATGACTTGGAGACGTTTGCTGCTCACGCCAAGAGGAAGACCATTGAGGTAGAGGACGTAGAGCTGCTGATGCGGAG ACAGGGGTTTGTGACCGACAGCATGCCAGTAAATGTATTGATTGAGAAATATCTCCCAATGGAATCCCGAAAGCTCCTCATTCCCGTGGCAACAAGTGGTAACTACGTCATTCCCAAACCGAGGAGAAAATGA